Proteins encoded together in one Mycobacterium simiae window:
- the mntR gene encoding manganese-binding transcriptional regulator MntR, giving the protein MSADDEAGGLTAVGQDYLKVIWNAQEWSPDGTPQKVSTKMLADRIGVSASTASESIRKLAEQGLVDHAKYGAVSLTEAGRRAALAVVRRHRLLETFLVNELGYGWDEVHDEAEVLEHAVSERLVARIDAKLGYPQRDPHGDPIPASDGQIPTPPARQLWVCDDGESATVARISDADPEMLRYFSSVGINLDSRLRVLTRREFAGMISVAIESSDGAETTVDLGSPAARAVWVVA; this is encoded by the coding sequence GTGAGTGCTGACGACGAGGCTGGCGGTCTTACCGCGGTCGGCCAGGACTACCTCAAGGTCATCTGGAATGCCCAGGAGTGGTCCCCTGACGGCACGCCGCAGAAAGTGAGCACCAAGATGCTGGCCGACCGGATCGGCGTATCGGCCAGCACCGCATCGGAGTCGATCCGCAAACTCGCCGAGCAAGGGCTTGTCGACCACGCGAAGTACGGCGCGGTGAGCCTGACCGAAGCCGGTCGACGGGCGGCGCTGGCGGTGGTCCGCCGGCACCGGTTGCTGGAGACCTTCCTGGTCAACGAGCTGGGTTACGGATGGGACGAGGTTCACGACGAGGCCGAGGTGCTCGAGCACGCGGTGTCGGAGCGGCTGGTGGCGCGCATCGACGCCAAGCTCGGATACCCCCAACGCGACCCGCACGGCGACCCCATCCCGGCCTCCGACGGCCAGATACCCACACCTCCGGCGCGGCAGCTGTGGGTGTGCGACGACGGCGAGAGCGCGACGGTGGCGCGGATTTCCGACGCCGACCCCGAAATGCTGCGCTACTTCTCCAGCGTTGGGATCAACCTCGACTCACGGCTGCGGGTGCTGACCCGGCGGGAATTTGCCGGGATGATCTCGGTCGCGATCGAATCGTCCGACGGCGCCGAGACCACGGTCGATCTGGGCAGTCCGGCCGCCCGGGCGGTGTGGGTGGTGGCCTAA
- a CDS encoding SRPBCC family protein, with amino-acid sequence MPVIDVQHDPDNLTLTITADFAAPVARIWQVYADPRQLEKVWGPPSHPATVVDHSLTPGSRTTYFMTGPDGEKYAGYWEITAVDEPTSFSFLDGFADLDFNPNTDLPVSRNVYTFAAHHGGTRATYVSTYSSAEALQQVLDMGVVEGASSAINQIDDLVAA; translated from the coding sequence ATGCCCGTGATCGATGTCCAGCACGACCCGGACAACCTGACGCTGACCATCACGGCGGACTTCGCCGCGCCGGTGGCCCGAATCTGGCAGGTGTATGCCGACCCGCGTCAGTTGGAGAAGGTGTGGGGACCGCCGTCCCACCCGGCGACCGTCGTCGACCACAGCCTCACCCCCGGAAGTCGCACGACATATTTCATGACCGGCCCGGACGGCGAGAAGTACGCCGGGTATTGGGAGATCACGGCCGTGGACGAGCCGACCAGCTTCTCCTTCCTCGACGGCTTCGCCGACCTGGACTTCAACCCGAACACCGACCTCCCAGTCTCGAGGAATGTGTATACGTTCGCCGCGCACCACGGCGGCACTCGCGCGACCTACGTGAGCACCTACTCCTCCGCCGAGGCGCTTCAGCAGGTACTCGACATGGGCGTCGTCGAGGGCGCCTCGTCGGCCATCAACCAGATCGACGACCTGGTCGCCGCCTGA
- a CDS encoding acyl-CoA dehydrogenase family protein: MIEWSETDLMMRDAVRQFVDKEIRPYLDELETGALSPYPIARKFFSQFGLDAMAAEAVKKMLDRERARLNGDSAGEKAERAGDSGGMGVQGSMIAVLVSEIARVSIGLLSTASVSLGLGAATIMSRGTLAQQERWLPELMTLEKIAAWAITEPDSGSDAFGGMKTYVKRDGDDYILNGQKTFITNGPYADVLVVYAKLDNGDTTLDAEDKRNRPVLVFVLDAGMEGLTQGKPFKKMGMMSSPTGELFFDNVRLSRDRLLGESEQHAGGDGRESARDNFAAERIGIAMMALGIIDECHRLCVDYAKNRTLWGKNIGQFQLIQLKLAKMEIARMNVQNMVFMTIERQQAGKSLTLAEASAVKLYASEAATEVAMEAVQLFGGNGYMAEYRVEQLARDAKSLMIYAGSNEVQVTHIAKGLLAG; encoded by the coding sequence GTGATCGAGTGGTCCGAAACCGACCTGATGATGCGCGACGCCGTTCGGCAGTTCGTGGACAAGGAGATCCGCCCGTACCTGGATGAGCTGGAAACCGGAGCGCTGTCGCCATATCCGATCGCCCGAAAGTTCTTCAGCCAGTTCGGCTTGGACGCCATGGCCGCCGAGGCGGTCAAGAAGATGCTGGACCGCGAGCGAGCCAGGTTGAACGGGGACAGCGCAGGCGAAAAAGCAGAGCGGGCAGGCGATTCCGGGGGCATGGGTGTCCAGGGCTCGATGATTGCGGTGCTGGTCTCCGAAATCGCCCGAGTCAGCATCGGGTTGCTGAGCACCGCGTCAGTCAGCCTCGGTTTGGGCGCGGCGACCATCATGAGCCGCGGCACGCTTGCGCAGCAGGAACGCTGGCTGCCCGAGTTGATGACGTTGGAAAAGATTGCGGCGTGGGCGATTACCGAGCCCGACTCCGGGTCGGACGCGTTCGGCGGCATGAAGACCTACGTCAAGCGCGACGGCGACGACTACATTTTGAACGGGCAGAAGACGTTCATCACCAACGGTCCCTACGCGGACGTCCTGGTTGTCTACGCGAAGCTGGACAACGGCGATACGACGCTGGATGCGGAAGACAAGCGCAACCGCCCAGTGCTGGTGTTCGTGCTCGACGCCGGCATGGAAGGCCTGACTCAGGGTAAACCGTTCAAAAAGATGGGCATGATGTCTTCGCCCACCGGGGAACTGTTCTTCGACAACGTTCGGCTAAGCCGGGACCGGTTGCTCGGCGAGAGCGAGCAGCATGCCGGCGGTGACGGCCGCGAAAGCGCCCGCGACAATTTCGCCGCTGAGCGGATCGGGATCGCGATGATGGCGCTGGGCATCATCGACGAGTGTCATCGGTTGTGCGTGGATTACGCCAAGAACCGCACATTGTGGGGCAAGAACATCGGGCAATTCCAGCTGATTCAGCTGAAGCTGGCGAAGATGGAGATCGCCCGGATGAATGTGCAGAACATGGTATTCATGACGATCGAGCGTCAGCAGGCCGGTAAGTCCCTGACCCTGGCCGAGGCGTCGGCGGTCAAGCTGTACGCCTCGGAGGCCGCCACCGAGGTGGCGATGGAGGCCGTGCAGTTGTTCGGCGGCAACGGCTATATGGCCGAATACCGGGTGGAGCAGCTGGCGCGGGATGCAAAATCATTGATGATCTACGCCGGCAGCAACGAGGTACAGGTCACCCACATCGCCAAGGGTCTGCTGGCCGGATGA
- a CDS encoding bifunctional riboflavin kinase/FAD synthetase translates to MQRWRGQDEIPTDWGRCVLTIGVFDGVHRGHAELIAHAVKSARARNVPSVLMTFDPHPMEVVYPGSHPAQLTTLTRRAELVEELGIDVFLVMPFTTDFMKLTPERYVHELLVENLHVVEVVVGENFTFGKKATGTVDTLRKAGDRFGFAVEAMSLLSEHHSNETVTFSSTYIRSCVDAGDVVAAMEALGRPHRVEGVVVRGEGRGMELGFPTANVAPPMYSAIPADGVYAAWFTLLGHGPVTGTVVPGERYQAAVSVGTNPTFSGRTRTVEAFVLDTTADLYGQYVALDFVARIRGQRKFDSVKDLVEAMGTDTERARSTLSAQD, encoded by the coding sequence GTGCAGCGGTGGCGCGGCCAAGACGAGATCCCCACTGACTGGGGCAGGTGTGTTCTGACGATCGGGGTGTTCGACGGTGTGCACCGCGGTCATGCCGAATTGATCGCCCATGCGGTGAAGTCCGCCCGGGCACGCAACGTGCCGTCCGTGCTGATGACTTTCGATCCGCATCCGATGGAGGTGGTTTATCCGGGCAGCCATCCTGCCCAGCTGACCACCCTGACTCGCCGCGCCGAGTTGGTCGAGGAGCTTGGTATCGATGTCTTCCTGGTGATGCCGTTCACGACGGATTTCATGAAGCTCACCCCGGAGCGCTACGTGCACGAGCTGCTGGTGGAGAATCTGCACGTCGTCGAGGTCGTGGTGGGAGAGAACTTCACCTTCGGCAAGAAGGCGACCGGCACCGTCGACACCCTGCGCAAGGCCGGTGATCGGTTCGGGTTCGCGGTCGAAGCCATGTCGCTACTCTCGGAGCACCACAGCAACGAGACGGTGACGTTCTCGTCCACCTACATCCGGTCCTGCGTCGACGCCGGCGATGTGGTGGCGGCCATGGAGGCACTGGGCCGTCCGCACCGCGTCGAGGGCGTCGTCGTGCGGGGCGAGGGGCGGGGCATGGAGCTGGGATTCCCGACCGCCAACGTCGCGCCGCCGATGTATTCGGCGATCCCGGCCGACGGCGTGTACGCCGCGTGGTTCACCCTGCTCGGGCACGGGCCGGTGACCGGTACCGTCGTCCCGGGCGAGCGTTACCAGGCCGCGGTGTCGGTCGGCACCAACCCGACCTTCTCCGGGCGGACCCGCACCGTCGAGGCTTTTGTCCTGGACACGACGGCCGATCTCTATGGCCAGTACGTGGCGTTGGACTTCGTCGCGCGCATCCGCGGGCAGCGCAAGTTCGACTCGGTGAAGGATCTCGTCGAGGCGATGGGCACCGACACCGAACGGGCCCGCAGCACCCTCTCGGCCCAGGACTGA